One genomic window of Chloroflexota bacterium includes the following:
- a CDS encoding cobalamin-binding protein, with product MSEELSMAVVELKGDRAVEMVRNRVERGENPIQILEECRQGMSIVGERFQKGEYFLAELLLSAEIFKGAVTILEPYLAKARPPKPLGKVVLATLRGDIHDLGKNIVATLLRAQGFEVYDLGVDVDPAVVVKKVKETGPEFVGFSALITTAFDSMKEAAEMLAEAGLRDKLKLMVGGGVTTPMVKEYVGADFQTTDAMEGVAYCMKAMRGK from the coding sequence ATGTCAGAAGAGTTGAGCATGGCCGTTGTGGAACTGAAGGGGGATCGAGCGGTGGAGATGGTCAGAAACAGGGTAGAGAGAGGAGAAAATCCTATTCAAATCCTGGAAGAGTGCCGTCAGGGCATGAGCATTGTTGGGGAGCGGTTTCAGAAAGGCGAGTACTTTCTGGCCGAACTGCTGCTATCTGCGGAGATTTTCAAGGGGGCAGTAACCATCTTGGAACCTTACCTAGCCAAGGCGCGCCCTCCAAAGCCTCTGGGCAAGGTTGTTCTAGCTACGTTGAGAGGCGACATTCATGACCTGGGCAAGAACATCGTGGCTACTCTGCTACGAGCCCAGGGCTTCGAGGTGTACGACCTTGGAGTCGATGTAGACCCAGCCGTGGTAGTGAAGAAGGTTAAGGAAACTGGTCCGGAATTCGTCGGCTTCTCAGCCCTCATTACCACTGCCTTCGACAGCATGAAGGAAGCTGCGGAGATGCTGGCGGAAGCTGGACTGAGAGACAAGCTCAAACTCATGGTCGGGGGAGGGGTGACCACCCCTATGGTCAAAGAGTATGTTGGGGCTGACTTCCAGACAACAGATGCCATGGAAGGCGTGGCCTACTGTATGAAAGCGATGAGAGGGAAATAA
- a CDS encoding ABC transporter substrate-binding protein, whose product MNSRLTRLTISALMVVVLFTTLCLGCGNGNEGAKQVTIIVGHISDMTGPASTALVPINYALEDLARHYNEKNIIPGARIKVVSYDGRYDPSRTIPGFDWLRERGAIAVFTALPPVPETLKPFAERNRIPILSLTTTKAQIDPPGWVFCMNLTTRPMVMTLLKWISENDWDWETKGPAKIGSAGWEETYAIDCRDAVRDYAQAHPDQFEYVAGPLTPMGSLTWSGQVRVLQGCDYVFPPTTGTGITTFMREFRDKGGTAKFIGSDAQTAYRGLIVDSLGWTGIDGMICAVAARWWNEPCTTVNLARELLYKYHPRQADDTVYSGMGYIGGFQQFYGFFQIIQEAAKDVGVENLDGQAIYDTAVGFEMTWDGYEQWDFTTTKRYAWNHVAILEWSAEQQDIVRKVPEWLSPVTG is encoded by the coding sequence ATGAACAGCAGGCTGACAAGACTGACCATATCGGCTCTCATGGTAGTGGTTCTATTTACTACCCTTTGCCTCGGATGTGGCAATGGAAACGAAGGTGCGAAACAGGTGACTATTATCGTAGGTCACATCTCTGACATGACCGGGCCGGCATCAACGGCATTGGTCCCTATCAACTACGCATTGGAGGATTTGGCCAGACACTATAACGAGAAAAATATTATCCCCGGGGCGCGGATAAAAGTGGTGAGTTACGATGGCAGGTACGACCCTTCTCGAACCATACCAGGTTTTGATTGGTTAAGGGAGAGGGGGGCAATCGCAGTATTCACTGCCCTGCCGCCGGTGCCAGAAACCCTGAAGCCCTTTGCAGAGCGAAACAGGATCCCGATACTTTCATTGACCACCACCAAAGCCCAAATAGACCCCCCAGGGTGGGTATTTTGCATGAATCTTACTACCCGTCCCATGGTTATGACGCTCCTTAAATGGATCAGCGAAAACGATTGGGATTGGGAAACAAAAGGACCGGCCAAGATTGGCTCCGCAGGTTGGGAAGAGACATACGCCATTGATTGCAGAGACGCTGTAAGGGATTATGCCCAGGCTCACCCGGATCAGTTTGAATATGTTGCAGGACCGTTGACTCCAATGGGTTCGCTGACCTGGAGCGGCCAGGTTCGAGTGCTGCAGGGGTGTGACTATGTGTTTCCGCCGACGACTGGAACAGGAATCACCACGTTTATGAGAGAGTTCCGAGACAAAGGGGGCACAGCGAAATTCATCGGCTCCGACGCACAGACAGCCTACAGGGGGTTGATAGTGGACTCGTTAGGTTGGACGGGAATTGATGGCATGATTTGTGCCGTCGCAGCACGCTGGTGGAATGAACCCTGTACCACAGTCAATCTAGCCAGAGAGCTGCTATACAAATATCATCCTAGGCAGGCTGATGACACCGTTTACTCCGGTATGGGTTACATAGGTGGGTTCCAACAATTCTATGGTTTCTTCCAGATCATACAGGAAGCAGCGAAGGATGTGGGTGTCGAGAACCTGGATGGACAGGCTATATATGACACTGCGGTGGGGTTCGAGATGACCTGGGACGGTTATGAGCAATGGGATTTCACTACGACTAAGCGTTATGCCTGGAATCATGTCGCTATATTGGAGTGGAGTGCTGAACAGCAAGACATTGTGAGGAAAGTCCCTGAGTGGCTATCACCCGTGACAGGGTAA
- a CDS encoding winged helix DNA-binding protein — protein sequence MDMDEETWGYFQLWGILHHTAWAIARNRQNELSDVGATLMQVAVMVIVKNVKGPITPAEISRWLFREPQTVSSLLNQMERKGLLRKSKDLERKNMVRVELTEKGEQVYRRSLDRTETLHEIMSCLTEEERSELEKHLLKLRAQALKTLGAKYRFAPPTIRPYLTIYPEDQ from the coding sequence ATGGACATGGATGAAGAGACATGGGGCTACTTCCAACTCTGGGGCATTTTGCACCACACTGCTTGGGCGATAGCCCGCAATCGGCAGAATGAACTGAGCGACGTAGGAGCAACGTTGATGCAGGTTGCCGTAATGGTGATTGTCAAGAATGTCAAAGGGCCGATAACCCCCGCCGAGATATCACGGTGGCTATTTCGAGAGCCTCAGACTGTATCTTCGCTATTGAACCAGATGGAGAGAAAGGGCCTTCTGAGGAAGTCAAAGGATCTGGAGAGAAAGAACATGGTGAGGGTTGAACTCACGGAGAAAGGTGAGCAGGTTTACCGTCGTTCATTGGACAGGACGGAGACGCTCCACGAGATCATGTCTTGTCTCACTGAGGAAGAACGCTCTGAGCTTGAGAAGCATCTGCTGAAATTGCGAGCACAGGCGCTTAAGACCCTGGGAGCAAAGTACCGCTTTGCCCCACCAACCATACGTCCGTACCTCACTATCTATCCAGAAGATCAGTAA
- the cas5 gene encoding CRISPR-associated protein Cas5, with protein MEKTNHERRSCMNDYYTVSLEISGPAAMFTRPDTGATPISYPVPTWSAAKGMFEAVLRRPHVYVYPTLVEICRPIRFERYVTNYGGPLRKQDQINNNNNYQLMATVLVDVCYRIHGEVRMKEMSTRGKEKPQLRRRRGQDWRQRFKELFEERLEHGQTYYTPCLGWKEFAPIYFGPLRRDSNHDPSVDDIVIPSLLYSMWEHRQLEPKYVQDWRVAKGVMSYLHAIPKEEEINVE; from the coding sequence ATGGAAAAGACAAACCATGAGCGGAGGTCGTGCATGAATGACTACTACACTGTTTCACTGGAAATATCAGGTCCCGCTGCCATGTTCACCCGGCCCGACACGGGCGCGACACCAATATCGTATCCTGTGCCAACCTGGTCAGCCGCGAAGGGAATGTTTGAGGCCGTCCTGCGACGACCTCACGTTTACGTCTACCCGACGCTGGTCGAAATCTGCAGGCCGATCCGATTTGAACGGTACGTTACGAACTACGGCGGGCCGCTTCGCAAACAGGATCAAATCAATAACAACAACAATTACCAACTGATGGCCACCGTTCTTGTGGATGTGTGCTACCGCATCCACGGTGAAGTGCGGATGAAGGAAATGAGTACACGTGGCAAGGAGAAGCCGCAGTTGCGCCGCAGGCGAGGTCAGGATTGGCGCCAAAGATTTAAAGAACTTTTCGAGGAGCGACTTGAACATGGCCAGACCTACTACACGCCATGCCTCGGCTGGAAGGAGTTTGCGCCCATATACTTCGGGCCATTGAGGCGGGACAGCAATCATGATCCTAGCGTGGATGATATTGTAATCCCCTCTCTCCTTTACTCCATGTGGGAACACCGACAACTGGAACCCAAGTATGTTCAGGATTGGCGCGTTGCGAAAGGCGTAATGTCTTACCTACACGCAATCCCGAAGGAGGAAGAGATCAATGTTGAATGA
- a CDS encoding CRISPR-associated protein — translation MVITKTQNTIAIPRATGLLVIAVENANPNGDPDRESDPRQRNHDHRGYVSGVSFKRKLRDLVEEKKGQVWQTLKEKLDLQENDYCILESRDRGFKDVTDASDAWRRVVDLIAADNKGRAVANKYWDARVFGATFLEKGEEAPQSGSRSTAGDRKYIRTGVAHFGIALSVSPVRIHRDTNTKKASAQESKDRGMAPLACRYVEHGIYCMPFFVNPTAAIQSGCTAKDIALLLSLIRPAYANTRSVARSHGVIEVLHAWYAEHEDDLGSFSEFEFIEKLTPTREGGGSEKPSVSGIPLDQQYNVPTGLPKDGDRKFQGKLKKDRLYDLCVELPEWCNQFKGKGGNGNESAAGS, via the coding sequence ATGGTTATAACGAAAACACAAAATACCATCGCGATCCCGCGAGCAACCGGGTTGCTCGTTATTGCAGTCGAGAATGCGAATCCTAACGGTGACCCTGACCGAGAGAGCGATCCCCGCCAGCGCAACCATGATCACCGAGGATACGTGTCGGGAGTGTCTTTTAAAAGAAAGCTCCGCGACCTAGTGGAGGAGAAAAAGGGTCAAGTATGGCAAACTCTCAAAGAAAAACTTGATCTTCAGGAAAATGATTACTGTATTCTCGAATCGAGGGATAGAGGTTTCAAAGATGTTACAGATGCATCAGATGCTTGGCGGAGAGTAGTTGACCTGATTGCCGCGGACAATAAGGGTCGAGCAGTTGCTAACAAGTACTGGGATGCGCGTGTTTTTGGGGCGACGTTTCTGGAGAAGGGGGAAGAGGCCCCTCAGTCTGGCAGCCGAAGCACTGCGGGTGATCGGAAGTACATTCGGACCGGAGTTGCCCACTTTGGGATTGCGCTCTCAGTGTCGCCGGTTCGAATCCACCGAGACACCAACACGAAGAAGGCATCAGCTCAGGAATCGAAAGATCGGGGAATGGCACCTTTGGCCTGTCGGTACGTGGAGCATGGTATCTATTGCATGCCCTTCTTTGTGAATCCCACCGCAGCGATTCAGAGTGGTTGCACTGCGAAGGACATTGCATTGCTCCTGAGTCTTATTAGACCTGCCTATGCCAACACGAGGTCTGTCGCCCGGAGCCATGGAGTCATAGAAGTACTCCATGCTTGGTATGCAGAACATGAGGACGATTTGGGCTCCTTTTCCGAGTTCGAGTTCATCGAAAAACTGACACCAACGCGTGAGGGCGGGGGTTCCGAAAAGCCATCCGTCAGCGGCATTCCTCTGGACCAGCAGTATAACGTGCCGACGGGGTTACCTAAGGATGGAGACCGGAAGTTCCAAGGCAAGCTGAAGAAGGACAGACTGTATGATCTCTGTGTCGAACTGCCGGAATGGTGCAACCAGTTCAAGGGGAAGGGCGGCAATGGCAACGAATCCGCCGCTGGCTCATAG
- a CDS encoding CRISPR-associated endonuclease Cas3'' → MISVSNCRNGATSSRGRAAMATNPPLAHSPRQGIPAQTYLEHVTNVQRGAIRNARNAAAFYSGDRDAFVGWVEAAALYHDLGKLDKANQAVLKHDSRNPLPIAHEDAGASELDKLGRQESVVLVHGHHEGLFSRDEELAKQGRPFRQLKRTTPEGEKVADHIDRELKDYEGVHQAAGCPVLPRVAPSGLHECGIMRRIALSCLVDADHGDTARHYGKEVEIGHVEPRWMERLAALQRYVDALPDGKTEREQARNRLRKRMFEACRDALLDPPIRSCDAPVGSGKTTAVMAHLLRVAAGRKPGLRHIIVVLPYTNIITQSVEVYRKALVLDGERPGDIVAEHHHRADFEDLDLRQLATLWKAPIIVTTAVQFFETLGSHHPARLRKLHELPGSAVFVDEMHAAIPSHLWPQMWRWLQTFTREWGGYLVLASGSLPRFWQLDEYKALIGGNDARTMPEVPDLVADGSLRGELEEAEMRRINYRRQPEDADALHCQGVVNFVVRKEPGPRLLIVNTVQTAAVIARAMREWGHDVLHLSTALAPAHRDLIVQRVKQRLRDRKGDWTLVATSCVEAGMDFSFRTGFRERASTSSLIQIGGRVSRGDEFVDAEVWDILLLDDQFRSNPAMSISRRALDHFTIEELNRLHPAKVATLAMRREWTAGAEDQAKQLIKDEDRMEYVSVSKQCQVIDTDTRTVIIDPSLADAVRKGDRVSRAELMRYSVQIWATKIDKLALEPVTRDGRSSDWDIYEWKHDYDPDFLGYMKGVLKLGEFIASGGAVI, encoded by the coding sequence ATGATCTCTGTGTCGAACTGCCGGAATGGTGCAACCAGTTCAAGGGGAAGGGCGGCAATGGCAACGAATCCGCCGCTGGCTCATAGTCCGCGACAGGGAATCCCTGCGCAAACCTATCTGGAGCACGTGACGAATGTCCAACGTGGAGCGATTCGCAACGCGCGGAATGCTGCTGCGTTCTATAGCGGCGACCGTGATGCCTTTGTTGGCTGGGTTGAAGCCGCTGCGCTGTATCACGATCTTGGCAAGCTCGATAAGGCAAATCAGGCTGTACTAAAACATGATTCACGAAATCCCCTGCCTATCGCTCACGAAGATGCAGGCGCGTCCGAACTGGACAAGCTCGGTCGGCAAGAGTCTGTAGTCCTTGTGCATGGACATCATGAAGGATTGTTCAGCCGGGACGAAGAACTGGCGAAGCAAGGGCGACCGTTCAGGCAATTGAAGAGAACAACACCTGAAGGCGAGAAGGTAGCCGATCACATTGATCGTGAGTTGAAAGACTACGAGGGTGTTCATCAGGCGGCAGGATGCCCCGTGCTGCCACGAGTTGCGCCATCAGGCCTACACGAATGCGGAATCATGCGCCGCATCGCCCTCTCCTGCCTTGTGGACGCGGATCATGGCGATACAGCGCGCCACTACGGAAAAGAGGTTGAGATTGGGCATGTCGAACCCCGTTGGATGGAACGGCTGGCGGCTTTGCAGAGATATGTGGATGCACTCCCGGACGGAAAAACGGAGCGCGAGCAGGCACGCAACCGTTTGCGAAAACGGATGTTCGAGGCCTGCCGTGATGCATTACTTGATCCGCCGATCCGCTCCTGCGATGCGCCTGTCGGCAGTGGCAAGACAACGGCAGTAATGGCACACCTCTTGCGCGTTGCGGCGGGACGGAAGCCCGGACTTCGACACATCATCGTTGTTCTGCCCTACACGAACATCATCACGCAGTCCGTTGAAGTCTATCGAAAGGCGCTTGTGCTGGATGGTGAGAGGCCTGGGGACATTGTAGCCGAACACCACCATAGGGCAGATTTCGAGGACTTGGATCTGAGGCAACTTGCAACGCTCTGGAAGGCTCCGATCATCGTCACGACAGCCGTTCAATTCTTTGAAACACTGGGCAGCCATCATCCCGCTAGACTCCGAAAATTGCACGAATTGCCTGGATCAGCAGTCTTCGTGGATGAAATGCACGCGGCGATTCCGTCGCACCTATGGCCGCAGATGTGGCGTTGGCTCCAGACGTTTACGCGCGAGTGGGGAGGGTATTTGGTCTTGGCGAGTGGTTCACTGCCGCGATTCTGGCAACTGGATGAATACAAAGCCCTCATTGGTGGAAACGATGCAAGGACCATGCCCGAAGTGCCGGATTTGGTTGCGGACGGCTCTCTTCGCGGCGAGTTAGAGGAAGCGGAAATGCGGCGGATCAACTATCGACGGCAGCCAGAAGATGCTGACGCGCTCCATTGCCAAGGCGTCGTCAACTTCGTCGTCCGGAAAGAACCGGGACCACGGCTTCTGATCGTCAATACTGTGCAGACCGCCGCCGTGATTGCCCGAGCCATGCGCGAATGGGGTCACGATGTACTGCATCTTTCAACAGCATTGGCTCCGGCTCACCGTGACTTGATTGTGCAAAGAGTAAAGCAACGCCTGCGAGACAGAAAAGGTGACTGGACGCTTGTCGCCACCAGCTGCGTCGAGGCGGGGATGGACTTTTCCTTTCGAACAGGATTCCGAGAACGCGCGTCAACGTCGAGCCTTATCCAGATCGGAGGCAGGGTTAGTCGAGGGGATGAGTTTGTCGACGCTGAGGTCTGGGATATTCTGCTTCTGGACGACCAGTTTCGTAGCAACCCAGCCATGTCAATCTCACGTCGCGCATTGGACCACTTTACCATAGAAGAACTGAACCGCCTACACCCGGCCAAAGTAGCGACCTTGGCCATGAGACGCGAATGGACGGCGGGTGCCGAAGACCAGGCCAAGCAGTTGATCAAAGACGAGGACCGTATGGAATACGTAAGTGTCTCTAAACAATGCCAGGTGATAGACACGGATACCCGAACAGTGATCATCGACCCATCTTTGGCCGATGCTGTCCGAAAGGGTGACAGAGTGTCGCGGGCCGAGCTCATGAGGTATAGCGTTCAGATATGGGCTACTAAGATCGATAAGCTCGCGCTAGAACCAGTGACTCGCGATGGGCGATCCTCTGACTGGGACATCTATGAATGGAAGCACGATTACGATCCCGACTTCTTGGGGTACATGAAGGGCGTACTGAAGTTGGGTGAATTCATTGCCTCAGGAGGGGCCGTCATCTAA
- the cas4 gene encoding CRISPR-associated protein Cas4 — translation MYTEDELLPISALQHLAFCERQWALIHLEGVWEENRLTAEGRLLHDRSHEPETEVRGDLRIARGLRVRSLRLGLVGKADVVEFQRIPDAKEAIQLEGVPGLWKPLIVEYKRGHPKIGHEDEVQLCAQALCLEEMLGVSIPSGSFFYGEPRRRYEVLLDEALRGETERLTARLHQLNQAGETPPAQYTEKCRSCSLVDVCLPKAAGKRGGVRSYLAQAIARAEEETA, via the coding sequence ATGTACACCGAAGACGAACTCTTGCCGATATCGGCCCTTCAGCACCTGGCCTTTTGCGAACGGCAATGGGCGCTCATTCACCTCGAAGGAGTGTGGGAGGAAAATCGCCTGACGGCCGAAGGCCGCCTTTTGCATGACCGTTCGCACGAGCCCGAAACCGAGGTGCGCGGCGACCTCCGCATCGCCCGAGGGTTGCGAGTGCGCTCGTTGCGCTTGGGGCTCGTGGGCAAGGCGGATGTGGTGGAGTTCCAGCGGATACCCGACGCTAAGGAGGCGATACAGCTTGAAGGCGTCCCAGGCCTGTGGAAGCCTCTCATCGTCGAATACAAGCGGGGACATCCCAAGATCGGTCATGAAGATGAAGTACAACTGTGCGCTCAAGCTCTCTGCCTCGAAGAGATGCTCGGGGTATCCATTCCTTCGGGCTCCTTTTTCTACGGGGAACCGAGGAGACGGTACGAAGTTCTTCTTGATGAAGCACTGCGGGGAGAGACCGAAAGGCTAACAGCGCGCTTGCACCAGTTGAACCAGGCAGGGGAGACACCACCGGCCCAATACACCGAGAAATGCAGAAGCTGCTCTCTGGTCGATGTGTGCTTGCCAAAGGCCGCCGGAAAGCGCGGAGGAGTACGGAGCTATCTTGCACAGGCGATTGCCCGGGCAGAAGAGGAGACAGCATGA